From Streptosporangium album, the proteins below share one genomic window:
- a CDS encoding succinate dehydrogenase/fumarate reductase iron-sulfur subunit has product MSYKAKFRVWRGEGGEGKLEDFTVEVNEGEVVLDIIHRLQATQAPDLAVRWNCKAGKCGSCSMEINGRPKLGCMTRMSTFTEDETITVTPMRTFPVIKDLVTDVSFNYKKAREIPSFTPPADVKPGEYRMQQIDVERSQEFRKCIECFMCNNVCHVIRDHEENKTNFAGPRFLMRIAELDMHPYDVTDRKDAAQEEHGLGYCNITKCCTEVCPEHIKITDNALIPMKERVVDRRYDPLVWLGNKIFKRSSSKS; this is encoded by the coding sequence ATGAGTTACAAGGCGAAGTTCCGCGTGTGGCGGGGCGAGGGCGGCGAGGGCAAGCTTGAGGACTTCACCGTCGAGGTGAACGAGGGCGAGGTCGTCCTCGACATCATCCACAGGCTTCAGGCCACCCAGGCCCCCGACCTCGCGGTGCGGTGGAACTGCAAGGCCGGCAAGTGCGGCTCCTGTTCCATGGAGATCAACGGCAGGCCCAAGCTCGGCTGCATGACCCGGATGTCCACCTTCACGGAGGACGAGACGATCACGGTGACGCCCATGCGGACGTTCCCAGTGATCAAGGACCTGGTCACGGACGTGTCGTTCAACTACAAGAAGGCCCGGGAGATCCCGTCCTTCACCCCTCCGGCGGACGTCAAACCGGGTGAGTACCGCATGCAGCAGATCGACGTCGAGCGGTCCCAGGAGTTCCGCAAGTGCATCGAGTGCTTCATGTGCAACAACGTCTGTCACGTGATCCGTGACCACGAGGAGAACAAGACCAACTTCGCCGGTCCGCGCTTCCTCATGCGGATCGCCGAGCTGGACATGCATCCCTACGACGTGACCGACCGCAAGGACGCGGCCCAGGAGGAGCACGGCCTGGGCTACTGCAACATCACCAAGTGCTGCACCGAGGTCTGCCCCGAGCACATCAAGATCACTGACAACGCGCTGATCCCGATGAAGGAACGCGTGGTCGACCGCAGGTACGACCCGCTGGTCTGGCTCGGCAACAAGATCTTCAAGCGTTCCAGCTCGAAGAGCTGA
- a CDS encoding (deoxy)nucleoside triphosphate pyrophosphohydrolase: MDKVVVGAAVVDGGGRLLAAQRAEPPELAGGWEFPGGKVDPGEDDRTALIRECQEELGVLVEVGEQVGGDWPLTAGYVLRVWLAKIVDGEPEAKEHLELRWLTMDELYGVRWLPADLPIVRAVQVHLGEVEQ, encoded by the coding sequence ATGGACAAAGTCGTTGTGGGAGCCGCCGTCGTCGACGGCGGTGGCAGACTGCTCGCCGCCCAGCGCGCCGAGCCGCCCGAACTCGCCGGTGGCTGGGAGTTTCCCGGCGGGAAGGTCGATCCGGGGGAGGACGATCGCACCGCGCTGATCAGGGAGTGCCAGGAGGAGCTGGGCGTTCTGGTCGAGGTCGGGGAGCAGGTCGGCGGCGACTGGCCGCTGACGGCCGGATACGTGCTCCGGGTCTGGCTGGCGAAGATCGTCGATGGAGAACCAGAGGCCAAGGAGCACCTGGAACTACGGTGGCTGACCATGGACGAGCTGTACGGCGTCCGATGGCTGCCCGCTGACCTGCCGATCGTGCGGGCCGTACAAGTGCACCTGGGTGAGGTTGAACAGTAA
- a CDS encoding C40 family peptidase translates to MTGNRKVYLGLIIAVAALGLFTLMMAPMMMVSTFPSFTGGELPDCEDAVTAAGEQSETAASDIPADYLKLYRKNAEKVGVQWNVLAGVGKRETDHGRSTLPGVRSGTNYAGAAGPMQFLISTWGGKAKIKIPSQFSGYASDGDGDGWGDVYNPADAILGAAKMLKRNGAPEDVRRSLFVYNRAWWYVDQVMEIAKEYAKDGAVSVPPEAEDTCDEPLVEAAPTETVAGILEYALAQRGKPYLWGGTGPDAFDCSGIIYMAYRSVGLTIPRTTFGQWPFGVKVAPGEEQAGDLVFFNAGPGTGVDRPGHVGMVVSPGKMVEARCRLCGPIKVTSYKGRLGIVGFTRPLQNPDVLAQLRLRQQG, encoded by the coding sequence ATGACGGGCAACAGGAAGGTCTACCTCGGCCTGATCATCGCCGTCGCGGCCCTGGGTCTCTTCACGCTGATGATGGCGCCGATGATGATGGTGAGCACCTTCCCCTCCTTCACCGGCGGCGAGCTGCCCGACTGCGAGGACGCGGTCACGGCCGCGGGGGAGCAGTCCGAGACGGCGGCGTCGGACATCCCCGCCGACTATCTCAAGCTGTACCGCAAGAACGCCGAGAAGGTCGGCGTGCAGTGGAACGTGCTCGCCGGAGTGGGCAAGCGGGAGACCGACCACGGGCGCTCCACACTCCCCGGGGTGCGCAGCGGCACCAACTACGCGGGAGCCGCCGGGCCCATGCAGTTCCTGATCAGCACCTGGGGCGGCAAGGCGAAGATCAAGATTCCGTCGCAGTTCAGCGGCTACGCCTCCGACGGCGACGGTGACGGCTGGGGAGACGTCTACAACCCGGCGGACGCCATCCTGGGCGCGGCGAAGATGCTCAAGCGCAACGGCGCACCGGAGGACGTACGGCGGTCGCTGTTCGTCTACAACCGGGCCTGGTGGTACGTCGACCAGGTCATGGAGATCGCCAAGGAGTACGCCAAGGACGGCGCGGTCAGCGTCCCGCCGGAGGCGGAGGACACCTGCGACGAGCCTCTGGTGGAGGCGGCGCCCACCGAGACGGTCGCGGGGATCCTGGAGTACGCGCTGGCCCAGCGTGGCAAGCCCTACCTGTGGGGCGGCACCGGGCCGGACGCCTTCGACTGTTCGGGGATCATCTACATGGCCTACCGGAGCGTCGGCCTGACCATCCCGCGCACGACCTTCGGCCAGTGGCCCTTCGGGGTGAAGGTGGCGCCGGGGGAGGAGCAGGCGGGGGATCTGGTCTTCTTCAACGCCGGTCCGGGCACCGGTGTCGACCGGCCCGGACACGTGGGCATGGTGGTCTCGCCCGGCAAGATGGTCGAGGCGCGGTGCCGCCTGTGCGGGCCGATCAAGGTCACCTCGTACAAGGGCCGCCTCGGCATCGTGGGGTTCACCCGGCCGTTGCAAAATCCCGACGTTCTCGCGCAACTCAGATTGAGGCAGCAGGGCTGA
- a CDS encoding type IV secretion system protein produces MKGSRKGRLRRRIAVALVALAAFLALPMLLPTGTPTAAAAAPCDLSPDLTPEIVDSGVDGLLKPPPPAPPAAGTPAAPAPDAQPQGNYATYGMSGQFWHTHQLGCDDVAAVMGNMMANTVFSWAKALDRLTITTYQAAATEGPLDSIKNVVDDIVISLSNAMYWPFLRPIVILGAIWLAWYGLIRKRATTTAEGVIWMVLAVTVAVWFFSRPGDFTGLGKLVTDKTGEVVNSAFSGLPGAGGVSCLPAKGDANPQAKPGGYGQSGVPGVDQNADALWSTLVCKPWLMGEFGTADATAPVVQKYASKLLDIQATDASELRSAQVLNTNAHQARYEEEVANPLENTPVFFLFQGKDWTNRLGIAIGALMAAMVAGLLIFLVAVSLLVLKVGFLLLLILGPVFLLIGVHPGTGRIIAMRWVEMLIGTLLRQAVLALVLSVLVYGYALIISTAMPWGMQVMFMALLTISVFFYRRPFQHLFASMDGHTLATRMLGDATTAPTLQRAAGVLPPVAAARVGRWGMRKAEPVLQAAALAGGASVATAAAAVAQGKVRGGAEEGAPGAAGTPSGARVPTGAQPAPLDTDAQAGARRKGTGRPVTAARAGAAPPLNLSSGGTAAGASPTRSGSPGRGGGGWFGGRSGGWAPQGGSSPASGSSPAPSSGGRSPASSSGGGGRSGGSVFGPGGGSRRWDSGSRGSSSGSRGGSGSRSGSGSGSGSRSGGGGGGGSRGSSGSGGSLFGGSRSASGSGGSLFGGSSGGSRNTGGGADRSSEAPPLWLPSRSEQGRRADDAAAPFWLRASNPDKD; encoded by the coding sequence ATGAAGGGTTCCCGCAAGGGACGACTACGCAGGCGGATCGCCGTCGCGCTGGTGGCGCTGGCCGCCTTCCTCGCCCTGCCGATGCTGTTGCCGACGGGCACACCCACGGCCGCCGCGGCGGCGCCCTGCGACCTCTCACCGGACCTGACCCCCGAGATCGTCGACTCGGGTGTGGACGGCCTGTTGAAGCCGCCGCCGCCGGCCCCGCCCGCGGCGGGGACGCCGGCCGCGCCGGCCCCGGACGCGCAACCGCAGGGCAACTACGCCACCTACGGCATGAGCGGCCAGTTCTGGCACACCCACCAGCTCGGCTGTGACGACGTCGCCGCGGTGATGGGCAACATGATGGCCAACACGGTCTTCTCCTGGGCCAAGGCCCTGGACCGGCTGACCATCACGACCTACCAGGCCGCGGCGACCGAGGGCCCGCTGGACTCGATCAAGAACGTCGTCGACGACATCGTGATCAGCCTGTCCAACGCGATGTACTGGCCCTTCCTGCGGCCGATCGTGATCCTCGGAGCCATCTGGCTGGCCTGGTACGGCCTCATCCGCAAGCGCGCGACCACGACGGCCGAGGGTGTCATCTGGATGGTCCTCGCGGTCACCGTCGCGGTCTGGTTCTTCAGCCGTCCCGGCGACTTCACCGGGCTGGGGAAGCTCGTGACGGATAAGACCGGCGAAGTGGTCAACTCGGCCTTCTCCGGGCTGCCGGGCGCGGGTGGGGTGTCCTGCCTGCCGGCCAAGGGTGACGCCAATCCCCAGGCCAAGCCTGGCGGTTACGGCCAGAGCGGCGTCCCGGGCGTGGATCAGAACGCCGACGCGCTCTGGTCCACCCTGGTGTGCAAGCCCTGGCTGATGGGTGAGTTCGGTACCGCCGACGCCACCGCGCCGGTCGTGCAGAAGTACGCTTCCAAGCTGCTGGACATCCAGGCGACCGACGCGTCCGAGCTGCGGTCCGCCCAGGTCCTCAACACCAACGCCCATCAGGCACGGTATGAGGAGGAGGTCGCCAACCCGCTGGAGAACACGCCTGTCTTCTTCCTCTTTCAGGGAAAGGATTGGACAAACCGGCTGGGCATCGCGATCGGGGCGCTGATGGCCGCGATGGTCGCGGGGCTGCTGATCTTCCTGGTGGCGGTCTCGCTGCTGGTGCTCAAGGTCGGTTTCCTGCTGCTGCTGATCCTGGGGCCGGTCTTCCTGCTGATCGGCGTGCATCCGGGGACCGGCCGGATCATCGCGATGCGCTGGGTGGAGATGCTGATCGGCACCCTGCTCAGACAGGCGGTGCTGGCACTGGTCCTGAGCGTCCTGGTGTACGGCTACGCGCTGATCATCTCCACGGCGATGCCCTGGGGCATGCAGGTCATGTTCATGGCCCTGCTGACGATCTCGGTGTTCTTCTACCGGCGGCCGTTCCAGCACCTGTTCGCCTCCATGGACGGCCACACCCTCGCCACCCGCATGCTGGGCGACGCGACCACCGCGCCGACCCTGCAGCGTGCGGCGGGAGTGCTGCCGCCGGTCGCGGCGGCGCGGGTGGGCCGCTGGGGGATGCGCAAGGCGGAGCCCGTGCTGCAGGCGGCGGCGCTCGCCGGCGGCGCCTCCGTCGCGACGGCGGCCGCCGCGGTCGCGCAAGGCAAGGTCCGCGGCGGTGCCGAGGAGGGCGCTCCGGGAGCGGCGGGGACGCCCTCGGGCGCCCGGGTCCCGACCGGCGCGCAGCCGGCGCCGCTGGACACCGACGCCCAGGCGGGTGCGCGGCGCAAGGGGACGGGTCGACCGGTCACCGCGGCCCGCGCCGGCGCGGCGCCACCGCTCAACCTCTCCAGCGGCGGCACGGCGGCCGGCGCGTCTCCGACTCGCTCCGGCAGCCCCGGTCGCGGTGGCGGCGGCTGGTTCGGTGGCCGCTCCGGCGGCTGGGCTCCCCAGGGAGGTTCGAGCCCGGCGAGCGGATCGTCCCCGGCTCCCTCCTCAGGCGGCAGGTCGCCGGCGTCCTCGTCAGGAGGCGGCGGCCGGTCGGGCGGGAGCGTCTTCGGTCCCGGTGGCGGCTCACGGCGCTGGGACTCCGGCTCGCGGGGTTCAAGTTCGGGTTCACGCGGCGGCTCGGGCTCGCGGAGCGGCTCCGGTTCGGGTTCCGGCTCGCGGAGCGGTGGCGGTGGCGGTGGCGGCTCCCGCGGTTCCTCCGGATCGGGGGGCAGCCTGTTCGGCGGCTCCCGGAGCGCCTCGGGATCGGGGGGCAGCCTGTTCGGCGGCTCCTCGGGCGGGTCGAGGAACACCGGTGGAGGCGCGGACAGGTCGTCCGAGGCGCCTCCGCTCTGGCTGCCCAGCAGGTCGGAGCAGGGGAGGCGGGCCGATGACGCGGCCGCGCCCTTCTGGCTCCGCGCGTCCAACCCCGACAAGGACTGA